One Scylla paramamosain isolate STU-SP2022 chromosome 5, ASM3559412v1, whole genome shotgun sequence genomic region harbors:
- the LOC135100371 gene encoding uncharacterized protein LOC135100371, giving the protein MDRGWCAGYMYQEQISTFFSVVATGMTYEMAMTSTPLQVLRLHLPHSPSSEAVVLLIFPKPQRYDTYVDGVFVPPANLNTSAAGYKLLPENPTHPQAFLPMLDNAMGTSFFQRSAKLVHVVLCEGRILDIKTTPMITLTSGLMVKEDEFYEQNLVLNLASLFEVSPNNIRVISVMQELSKRQQGRLEAEVASAHTTSLNGEEEEGAIGGEEGSVVILDAKLFCKQQEKEVAEKIKESLAVTEYAKPSSALVLSGVSSSVVQYTVFEMQLSFTVLDTEGAPTSDLGHKSDPSQVTASLLGGPPCAIVMGTTTVPNRNGTAIFTNLSVSKPREGYNLTFTITYPSYAPALTTTLEGTFSLTQMSAAMVLQQPSIVQAGQPTTITVHFVDKDSGLVLNGLAFKTFVGKLLAKTAEGHFEVIQRYAKLYVPDEAVSMLTFENVIFEAPDVRQQLIAKVAVVSASWTGGVSLTSGHQGVPHGQVLAHRSVLMEAVGGCGGWGSKDID; this is encoded by the exons atggacagaggcTGGTGTGCTGGCTACATGTATCAGGAGCAAATCTCAACCTTCTTCTCCGTTGTGGCAACAGGGATGACATATGAGATGGCCATGACCAGCACACCCCTTCAG GTGCTACGTCTGCACCTGCCACACAGTCCATCCTCTGAGGCCGTTGTCCTGCTCATCTTCCCAAAGCCTCAGCGTTATGACACCTATGTGGATGGTGTCTTTGTTCCCCCAGCCAACCTCAACACCTCTGCAGCCGGCTACAAGCTGTTGCCTGAGAACCCCACCCATCCTCAGGCTTTCCTTCCCATGTTGGACAAT GCAATGGGGACCAGCTTCTTCCAGCGCAGTGCTAAGTTGGTCCATGTGGTGCTGTGTGAAGGCCGCATCCTTGACATCAAGACCACACCCATGATCACCCTCACCAGTGGCCtcatggtgaaggaagatgaatttTATGAGCAGAACTTGGTGTTGAATCTGGCCAGCCTGTTTGAGGTATCCCCAAACAACATCAGGGTCATCAGTGTTATGCAGGAGCTCTCCAAGAGACAGCAGGGAAGGCTGGAG GCTGAAGTGGCCAGTGCTCACACTACAAGCCtgaatggtgaggaggaggagggagcaattggtggggaggaaggcAGTGTTGTCATTCTGGATGCCAAGCTGTTCTgcaagcagcaggagaaggaggtggcagAGAAGATCAAGGAGAGCCTGGCAGTGACTGAGTATGCCAAGCCATCCAGTGCAttggtgctgagtggtgtgTCCAGCAGTGTGGTGCAGTACACAGTGTTTGAAATGCAGCTGTCCTTTACTGTGCTGgatacagag gGTGCACCCACCAGTGACCTGGGCCACAAGAGTGATCCCTCGCAGGTCACGGCAAGTCTCTTGGGAGGTCCGCCATGTGCCATCGTCATGGGCACCACAACAGTTCCCAACAGGAATGGCACTGCCATCTTCACCAACCTGTCTGTCAGCAAGCCCAGGGAAGGCTACAAcctcactttcaccatcacctaCCCCAGCTATGCTccagccctcaccaccaccctggaGGGGACCTTCAG CTTGACACAGATGAGTGCAGCAATGGTCCTGCAGCAGCCCAGCATAGTGCAGGCTGGacaacccaccaccatcactgttcaCTTTGTTGACAAGGACTCTGGCTTGGTGCTTAATGGCCTGGCTTTCAag ACATTTGTGGGCAAACTGCTGGCAAAGACTGCTGAGGGACACTTTGAGGTTATCCAGAGGTATGCCaa GCTGTATGTACCAGATGAGGCCGTGTCAATGCTCACCTTTGAGAACGTCATATTTGAGGCGCCAGACGTGAGACAGCAACTCATAGCCAAGGTTGCTGTCGTCTCCGCTAGCTG